Genomic DNA from Paenibacillus borealis:
AGCGTGTCGCCGATCAGTGATTATTTCATTATCTGCCACGGTAATTCCGATACCCAGGTACAGGCGATTGCCACTGAGGTACGCAAGGTAGTTCATGAAGCCGGAGGAATGATCAAAGGCATCGAAGGGATGGACGCAGCACGCTGGGTGCTGATGGATCTTGGAGATGTTATCGTCCATGTCTTCCACCGCGATGAACGCGAATATTACAACATCGAGCGTCTGTGGTCTGATGCCAAGGTTGTGGAAACAGTATGAGTCTGATAGCTGGAAC
This window encodes:
- the rsfS gene encoding ribosome silencing factor, producing MSVQSNKLLELALAAVQDKKAMNVVALDLRSVSPISDYFIICHGNSDTQVQAIATEVRKVVHEAGGMIKGIEGMDAARWVLMDLGDVIVHVFHRDEREYYNIERLWSDAKVVETV